The Stenotrophomonas sp. NA06056 genome segment AGCCGCTTCTACGCGCCGGTGCTGAGCCGGTTGCCCGATGCCGGCAACAGCGTCTGGCTGACCATCGACGACGGCCCCAGTGAACAGACGCCGGCGGTACTGGATCTGCTGGACCGGCACCAGGCAAAGGCGACCTTTTTCCTGGTCGGCGAGCGCGCATTGGCGCATCCCGCCCTGGTAGAAGAGATCCTGCGTCGCGGGCACGACCTCGGCAATCACAGTCACAGCCATCCGCAGGCGCGCTTCTGGCGGCTGGGTCCGGGCACGATGGCGGCGGAGATCGAGGGTTGCCAGCAGGCGCTGCAGACGGTGAGCGGGCGACCGGTGCGCTGGTACCGCTCGGTGGTGGGCATGACCAACCCGTTCGTGGCACCGGTGCTGAAGAAGCTGGGCCTGGTGCGCGTGGGCTGGAGTGCTCGCGGCTACGACGGCGTCGGCTGTACGCCGGACGGCGTGCTGGCGCGCCTGCTGCCGGATCTGCGACCGGGTGCGATCGTGCTGCTGCA includes the following:
- a CDS encoding polysaccharide deacetylase family protein: MTNAGTLHRIPTRPWRWVPWLVLSQLAVILIWALVGWHWGLAVMVASHALFMVPVFLPNSRFYAPVLSRLPDAGNSVWLTIDDGPSEQTPAVLDLLDRHQAKATFFLVGERALAHPALVEEILRRGHDLGNHSHSHPQARFWRLGPGTMAAEIEGCQQALQTVSGRPVRWYRSVVGMTNPFVAPVLKKLGLVRVGWSARGYDGVGCTPDGVLARLLPDLRPGAIVLLHEGAAHGHNLAIIERVLQALDERGLKAKLPAN